The Vigna radiata var. radiata cultivar VC1973A chromosome 6, Vradiata_ver6, whole genome shotgun sequence DNA segment GTTGCTGATCATAACCGTATCCCATAAATTGGGTTCCGTACATCTGTTGAGGATACATCACAGGACCACCCTGCATTTGATGTGAAGCCATGCCCATGTAGGGCCCTGCAACaccttgtatatgctgaggtTGCAAGCCCATTTGATTGCTCCCAACATGGTTATTCATTCGTGGCATATGGCTGTTAGCATTTGGCTGCATATACATGCCAACACCCTGGTCATTGCCCATTGTTTGAGACCCTGGAGGATGTGCAGCATTCTGCACATATGGATACTGAGCGCCAGCTACTGAACTTCCATTATCTGCTGATTGAGCTTCCCAAGGAGGGGGTGGCAATGATCCACCGCTTTGCGTACCtattaaacaaagaaaaagtcaGTTATGCAATGTAGTCCAAACTATTAGAGCACAATcctatttaaatttacattctCAACCCATCCCGGCACAAAGTCAATATGTCATTGCtagactaatttaaaatattgcaACTTTCACATTccaaaacaaatcaatttaaaatcatcTTCTAGAAACAGAATGTAATTCTGAAGGATCTCTGTCACAGGAATTCATTTAAATCCAAAGAAACATGAGGCGCACCATAAACCGGTGAAGGTGGTTGCTGCTGGTGTTGTGCAACCTGACCATTCCAAGCAGAACCTGTACCGTGTGTATAGAGCGATTGTTGCTCATACTGAGGCGAACCCGCATTTGGGACATTTCCGTTGGGGTAAAATCCACCTTGAGATATGACTGTTTGCTGTTGTTGAAATTGGGGAGTATATGGAGTGCTTTGGCTAGCAACATTAGCTGGCTGGGGCAGCTGGCTATTGACTGATGTAGGTGCATTATTTCCATTGGAAAACATATCAAAAAGAACAAGGGCATTCTGCTGAGAAACAGGACTAGCAGGTGGCTGTTCTCCTACAGGAACAAGAGCATTTGAAGCATCTGCTTTTGGAGAGTTATAGTCATCGCCACTGAGTAGGTCCAATTTGGGGTCAACCTTAGCAGGAATCGTTGAACCATTAGAAGTTGGAGGCGCAGGAAGCAACAACTGATTCATTGTTTGGGATTCTGCTTCAACATTAGAAGAGGGTCTGCACATATATATGTTTAAGTAAATAGCTATAAGAGCCATATAGCCAAAGCATCAGATGGGTCAGATCAACATGAAAGTAGTTCATGCATCAATCTATCCTAAGTGTTTACGAATCAAATAAAGAATGTAGGTCTGCAGCCAAAATGAAAGGTTTTGACTACCTCATGAACAATAATCGATCAATTGTAATGAACTGAACACAAAAATGTGACTTTGAAGGTTTTGTAGTTAGGGTGACATGACTGTTTGATTTTACGGTATCATGCAGAACACTGCGAACttagacaataaaaaaatgaaataatggaacctaaattatctttataaaatacaacatctttcattttatcaattaaatattaaaacagataaattatatattaaaacaaaaattaaatgaaatggtTACATCACTTTAATCGACAAAAAATACTCAAttgagaaatataattttggacccttaagaatgaaattttttaatggGGACTCAATTAAATATACTCAAATTTATGACagttaaaacttaattaagtcattactttattttttatgttaagagATGCAAGCAATAACAATGCAAAGTAACAATCACATCATCCCAATCAACGACAAAATCTAACTGCTGAgactcaatttaaaatataaaatatttaggtAAATTTTTAATAGATAGTCAATTAAAAATACCCATTAATTAGGGATTTAAAACTTAAGCCTAAATTTagagtaatttttatttgataggATTTGATAGCTGATTTAGAGGAATTAAATATCCTCCAATCGTGTAATTAATACAACCTCTATATAAACCAGCAGAATCGAGTCATTTGATCACATATCTGTCTTCTTTCTCATCCAACACGAATCCTAGAGCATGTTATCTAATTAACTGCATGCCCTTGGATGTCCTCCAAAACCAAATTTTGTACTCCATTTTGTAACCCCCAACTAGGaatccatatataatttcagtaaaatatttccaattttccctatttacataaataaagatACCATCTCTTTAACAGTCTCAACACATCCCAAGTGAAATACCctagattttaaaatacatcCAAACTTATTTTGGgaaatctaaatgactaaaattaaacaattcaaaataataaagaataccAAAATAGAATCATACTCTATTGAAGGCAAACAattaaaactcaatttgaaattatatatccAACAAACTATACctataatgaaaaatatcattCTGAGTATAAATAATACAAGTTGTTAGAACACATTAATTGGAAGTTATTTCAAAAAGTACACTTGTTTAGATGATGAATTAGCCATCAATTATTCATTGCACGAGtcctaaaacaataaaactaaTAGTAACAGGCCAAAATGAATGCATCTGACATTCATGACCAAAGCAATAATGGAAGAAACAAGAGACTTGATTACCTCTCTTTAGTTTGTTTGCTAGTATCCCCAGTATCAACCAAAGGAGCATCTATATCTACAAGTGCTCCAGGAAGGGCAGGTTTTGAATTTTCTGTGGGATTTTGGTTTTGGGCAGAAGTTCCCGAAGAAATAGATTCGTGCTTGGCCAGTACTCGCTGTAGATCATCATTCAGCGCCAGTCCTTGGCATAGCAGTGATTCATCGCTAGAAAATAGTCAGaaaaagattataataaattaataataataacttttatcaaaaagaataaattttactGAAGATGCAATTAACATGAATCAAGGATTTAACGAATACTATATCAGTCATATCTATTATCACGGGAAGGGACTTCAGGACTTACGAAGTTGAGTTGACAAGGTGTACCACCCTCTGTTTGTAAGTTCGACACTGCTCCACCAAGTCAACAATAACTTCCTGTCTAATCccctgaaaataataacaaaggTCATCCATTAGATGTCAAGTAGgttttgtaatttaaatctTGGCAATCAATGACCACTTGAAATTAAATGTTGAAATAAAGAGTAATTAGACTTGGGCAAACAGGTTTACGAGGTCAAAATCAAATATACTGCAACAATGAGTTATGCTTAGATTTGATGAAAGCATGGAGGTGAATGAAATTTCAGAAAGGATGGAGTCAAACAGGCTGGTCAGCTGGCATACTATGAGCAGCAAATTACTCAGTAATAGATGCCTAGCAGTATTGGTTGGATGGAGAGGTTTCCCATGCAGTTTCCAAATGGTATGACCATAGCAATGGCAATGctcacattttaaattatttttagaattaccTATCCGAAAGTGCCCAAAATTAGCGTTCTAAAGTAAAAACTTAAGTGTCCCCAAAAAAGAGGTATGAATCTAATCGTGTAGTAAAATACTCAAGAGGCAAGGCGTATAACACTCAGTAAAAAATTGTACAGTTCTTCTCATGTTTCTATTTTACATCTACTTATACTTGCAAACACAGTATAAACATTGGGTATCACTATTATTGAGGGCACAAACCTCACTCCAAATTGTTGCATGCACTTCATGAGGGAAAGTAAGTTTGCTTGAGTGAGTTGAAGATAATGGACTTTAGAACACCAGAGTTGAGCATCAATCTATATATATCCCCTATTTGTGTTCCTTTATTGGGATGGATTCAGAAATTGTAGGGAGCTGGGATTCGTGGAAGAGTGAGAGACAACTCGTGCAGACACACAGATGGGTGGTTTCTCTCAACATTTGTATGGTTTGAAAGACTTGAAGAGCTTAGAATTAgctaaaaactattttattttcacctAAACTTCTGATACAACTTACTACTGTATTTATAGAGTACAGTATTGCAGAATACAAAAGGTCaggaaaccctaaaacctaGTAGATGAGGTCCCCTACATAAGTATTAATAAGAACATTACATTTCAACACTTCCCCTCAAGCTAGAACATATAAGTCATAtgcaccaagcttggaacatataaaATGAATTCTAGGTCCCCTTAGATATTTGCTCAGAATGTCTGCAAGTTGTTCATTAGAGTTGACAAACTCAATAACAAGATCCTTGAACAACATCttctctctaataaaatgacaatcaatctgttttttttttctcccatgAAACACTAGATTGGAAGCAATGTGAAAGGCTGCTTGGTTGTCACAGTACAACTTCATCTtctcattttcacaaaatttcaactcTTGAAGTAGTTGCCTAATCCACACAAGTTCACATGTAGTTAAAGCTATAGATCAATATTTCACTTCTGCACTAGATCGTGcaacaacactttgtttcttacttttccaaaataCAAGGTTCCCTCCAAGTAATACACAATATCATGTGATAGATTTTCTGCCAATCGGACAACCAGCCTAATTTGCATAACAATATGCTTCAACTAAAGTACTTCCTGTGTTCTCATACAACAATCCCTGTCCTGAGATATGTTGAGTGGTGTAAATTCCTTGGAAagataagaatgaagaaaacgCTACAGAAAAATATTCCTTAGCATTAAAATTTCTAAGGATTTTGACTGTCTTCCCAAATtggttcttaatttcattaaaaaaagacaTAAATAGGGATAAAAGTACATCGAGAGAATTCATCAATGAatgttacaaaataattaaaaccaaaagaaataacGTGACTCGGTCTCCAAATATCAAAATGAATAGCTCAAAAGGCAAAATTACATTGTCTCGGAATTTTTAGGGTaggaagatctaacatgttttcctaactGACAAGAGTCACAATCTAAGACTTAAATATGTTTGAGACTCGAAAACATCACCTTCAAGTTAGACAGACTTGGGTGGCCCAAACAATCATGCAAAAGTTTTGGGGACGAAGTTGCAAAACAGGAAATTGAGGAGCTAGGTTTTAGGAAATAAAGTCCTTGTGACTCATATACTTCTCCAATCAGACGACCCATACCACGTTCTTGTATAACAACGGAATTAGCTGTAAATGTTACAGAACAATTTAGGGGAGTCAATTGACTCAAGGAGATTAAATACAATGGACAATGAggaatatacaaaacaaaatataaatttagtgaAAGAGATAAGGAAACTTTGTCAATTCACAGCAAAAGCGTGGTGGGCCCATAACCCACAGGTCCCAAGATCgaacctggctctgataccaagttgaatatagtgaaactatatatgagattaatctcccttgtgttgaatatacacctaaggttctttatttataatattagaaatatggattaagcccaaaatacaaataagaaataataacaacctaactaaagataaaagataaatatataatatatctaacaggATCCATtggaaacaataataaaatgagGAACTTTCGGGGAGGAGATGGAGGAAAAAGAAGGAATGTTACCAGAGACACTATCTGAGGCACCTGAGTCAAGAATCCATGAACCAGACCTTCCACAGATTGAGAAATGCATGCAATAGACATATTTGACATTGAAGAGGACTAGCCAAGATTTGTTGATTTTTCTAACTTTACCTTAAAAATTCTTAGAactcttctttcaaaatttttagtACTCTTCATTCAAATTTCTGGATTCTagattatcaaatttaaaagcaTGAGCAACTTTGTCTAGAAAACCATGAAAGGCATAACACTTTTCTTAGGTATGGCCTATTTTCTTACAATATATGCATTGAGGACGCATACTACAACCACCACATCCTCCATGGTTGCTCCtacctcctcctcttccttgtgGTGCTACCATAGCTAATGTTTCAATACCATCAATTGAATTCTGGTTTTCTACCAATGCAGGTACTTGAAGAAGTTGAGTAACTAAGTTGTCCATTAATGGAGTTGATCACCAACTAGAACTTAATCAAGGACATGATCAAAATCCGAGTATAGACTTCTCAAAATTAGGACCATGTAAAActtattaacttttttgttgATATCTTCTAAAGAATTAGCCACAAAGAAATTCTTTAACTCTTCTACTGTAGCCCGAGCCTTTCCTATGTGAGAGACCATATCATGATTGTCTTGTTTGAGAGAAGTTAGTCTTTGAGTTGCATCAAAGAGACGTTGCACACCATTAGTAAAGATATCTTGTTCCCTTTTCCAAAAAGAGGTGCACGTCTTATaaggttttaaaatttataagaaatctTGGTCAACAGGTTTCCATAAGATAATGCATAATTGAAAATCGAGCTTTTGCCACTGAGATTTCTCTTCATCTGGTACAGTAGAAACATCTTGTTCAAAATGATTAAGGTATCTTTGACCAAGAAACCATAACTCCACAGGAGAAGACCAAGATAAATAGTTTTCCCAATAGAGTATTGCAGAAGTAATGGTAGGAGTAGTAGATAGAGAG contains these protein-coding regions:
- the LOC106764872 gene encoding TOM1-like protein 9 — encoded protein: MVNSMVERATSDMLIGPDWAMNIEICDMLNHDPGQAKDVVKGIKKKIGSKNSKVQLLALTLLETIIKNCGDIVHMHVAERDVLHDMVKIVKKKSDSHVKEKILTLIDIWQEAFGGPRARYPQYFAAYQELLRAGAVFPPRSEQSAPVFTPPQTQPLASYPQNIRDSDPRQDTAESSAESEFPTLSLTEIQNARGIMDVLAEMLNALDPSNKEGIRQEVIVDLVEQCRTYKQRVVHLVNSTSDESLLCQGLALNDDLQRVLAKHESISSGTSAQNQNPTENSKPALPGALVDIDAPLVDTGDTSKQTKERPSSNVEAESQTMNQLLLPAPPTSNGSTIPAKVDPKLDLLSGDDYNSPKADASNALVPVGEQPPASPVSQQNALVLFDMFSNGNNAPTSVNSQLPQPANVASQSTPYTPQFQQQQTVISQGGFYPNGNVPNAGSPQYEQQSLYTHGTGSAWNGQVAQHQQQPPSPVYGTQSGGSLPPPPWEAQSADNGSSVAGAQYPYVQNAAHPPGSQTMGNDQGVGMYMQPNANSHMPRMNNHVGSNQMGLQPQHIQGVAGPYMGMASHQMQGGPVMYPQQMYGTQFMGYGYDQQQGVPYIEQQMYGMSVRDDSALRNSYPVSTTSYAPSGKPSKPEDKLFGDLVDMAKVKPNPTPGRAGSM